One genomic region from Flagellimonas oceani encodes:
- a CDS encoding PhnA domain-containing protein, with amino-acid sequence MGLLEDLLERSGGVCELSGAADDLVVYEVPPVSTGGLDGSILISATCKNQIENPDAMDANHWRCLNDSMWSEHDAVKVVVWRMLNRLKSEGWPQDLLGMMYLDEETLEWAKATGEGKEEGEKIVHRDVNGNILENGDNVVLIKDLKVKGSSMVAKQGTAVRRISLDHENAEYIEGRVDGQQIVIVTKYVKKT; translated from the coding sequence ATGGGATTACTCGAAGATTTGCTGGAAAGGAGCGGAGGTGTCTGTGAATTAAGTGGTGCTGCTGATGACTTGGTGGTTTATGAGGTGCCGCCCGTTTCCACAGGAGGATTGGATGGAAGTATTTTGATAAGTGCTACCTGTAAAAATCAAATAGAAAATCCAGATGCCATGGATGCCAACCATTGGCGATGCCTGAACGATAGTATGTGGAGCGAACACGATGCGGTAAAGGTGGTGGTGTGGCGCATGCTCAATCGTTTAAAGTCCGAAGGGTGGCCGCAGGATTTGCTCGGCATGATGTATTTGGATGAGGAAACCTTGGAATGGGCCAAAGCTACCGGTGAAGGTAAAGAGGAAGGTGAAAAGATTGTGCATCGGGATGTTAATGGCAACATCCTTGAAAACGGCGATAACGTTGTTTTGATAAAAGATTTGAAGGTAAAAGGTTCGAGCATGGTCGCAAAACAGGGAACCGCTGTTAGACGGATTTCCCTGGATCACGAAAATGCCGAGTATATTGAAGGCAGGGTAGATGGCCAGCAAATTGTTATCGTGACCAAATACGTTAAAAAAACCTAG
- a CDS encoding dipeptidase yields MKDINNYINSNKDRFINELIELLKIPSISADKAYAKDVLEAAKAVKKSLDDAGCENTEICETKGCPVVYGDKIIDPNLPTVLVYGHYDVQPPDPMNLWTSPPFEPVIKKTELHPDGAIFARGACDDKGQFFMHVKAVEYMIQNDELPCNVKFMIEGEEEVGSDSLEDFLKENSEKLKNDIILISDTGMISNDTPSITTGLRGLSYVEVEVTGANRDLHSGIYGGAAPNPINVLAKMIAQLHDENNHITIPGFYDKVEVISDEERAEMAKAPFDLEAYKKSLDIADVHGEKGYSTGERFGIRPTLDVNGIWGGYTGEGAKTVIASKAYAKISMRLVPNQDWHEITDLFTKHFESLAPKSVKVKVSPHHGGQAYVTPIDSDGYQAASKAMETTFGKTPVPQRTGGSIPIVALFENVFDSKTILLGFGLDSDAIHSPNEHFGVWNFLKGIETIPYFYKYYTEMKA; encoded by the coding sequence ATGAAAGACATCAATAATTACATTAATTCCAACAAAGACAGATTTATCAACGAGTTGATCGAGCTCCTTAAAATCCCCTCCATCAGTGCGGACAAGGCGTATGCCAAAGATGTTTTGGAAGCGGCCAAGGCCGTAAAGAAATCTCTGGACGATGCGGGCTGCGAAAACACGGAGATTTGCGAGACCAAAGGCTGTCCGGTAGTGTACGGCGACAAGATCATAGATCCGAACTTACCTACCGTTTTGGTGTACGGACACTACGATGTGCAACCCCCGGACCCCATGAACCTATGGACCTCCCCTCCATTTGAACCGGTCATCAAAAAAACAGAACTCCATCCCGACGGGGCCATTTTTGCCCGTGGCGCATGTGATGATAAAGGACAGTTCTTTATGCACGTAAAGGCCGTGGAGTATATGATCCAGAACGATGAATTGCCCTGCAATGTCAAATTTATGATCGAGGGAGAAGAAGAAGTGGGAAGCGATAGTTTGGAAGATTTCCTAAAGGAAAACAGCGAAAAGCTCAAAAACGACATCATCCTGATTTCGGATACCGGGATGATTTCCAACGACACCCCATCCATTACTACGGGATTGCGTGGACTGAGTTATGTGGAAGTAGAGGTCACAGGGGCAAACCGCGACCTGCATTCAGGGATTTACGGTGGAGCTGCACCCAACCCGATCAATGTATTGGCCAAAATGATCGCCCAACTACATGACGAAAACAACCATATTACCATTCCAGGGTTTTATGACAAAGTCGAGGTCATCTCGGATGAAGAACGTGCCGAAATGGCCAAAGCCCCATTTGACCTGGAAGCCTATAAAAAATCTTTGGACATTGCTGATGTTCACGGTGAAAAAGGATACTCAACAGGAGAACGATTTGGCATACGACCTACGTTGGATGTCAACGGAATTTGGGGTGGATATACGGGCGAAGGCGCCAAGACCGTGATTGCCAGCAAGGCCTACGCCAAAATATCCATGCGATTGGTGCCCAATCAAGATTGGCACGAGATTACAGATTTGTTCACCAAGCATTTTGAATCATTGGCACCCAAAAGCGTGAAAGTGAAAGTTTCCCCGCACCATGGCGGACAAGCGTACGTAACCCCGATTGACAGCGATGGGTACCAAGCAGCATCAAAAGCCATGGAGACCACTTTTGGCAAAACCCCGGTTCCACAGAGAACAGGCGGTAGTATTCCGATCGTAGCGCTTTTTGAAAATGTTTTTGATAGCAAAACCATTTTGTTAGGTTTTGGATTGGACAGCGATGCCATCCACTCCCCCAACGAACATTTTGGTGTATGGAACTTTTTAAAGGGCATTGAGACCATACCCTATTTTTACAAATACTATACGGAGATGAAGGCCTAG